In Candidatus Bathyarchaeota archaeon, one DNA window encodes the following:
- a CDS encoding NAD(P)/FAD-dependent oxidoreductase, translating to MRDVLIIGGGPSGAHFAAQAAKKGYSVTLIEKNQLGRAKCCAGGLSGRFLESYTVPSKLVERQISSFAMVSPVGEKTQLKFNKTAGITVNRAQFDKWTLEQATDSGCEALFEVAVKNITIKKDYAEVNLSNNQTLNSRLIVGAFGMSPQVFKQLELKMPEFSIGLQAELTVPEGEIDNLIGNEIEFCFNTRYSKSGYSWVFPKKQTLSLGLVTNPDNPQKKKRLWDFISNYTSLYPNLKQYLPRRFDDLKLEGAMLPNTTLKQTYGDRFMLIGDAAGMIDPPTWEGIYFAFKSADIALDVFDEQYDSDFSTRKLHDYQKRWARQLGKEIHYGRRIQKRAYGSRMDRLWNFTVQELNRNQPLKQLVTEELSKDLSIPNMVEKIPLSTKLQLIARYSHQK from the coding sequence ATGAGAGACGTCCTGATAATCGGTGGCGGCCCATCTGGTGCACACTTTGCAGCACAAGCAGCAAAAAAAGGTTACTCCGTTACCTTAATTGAGAAGAACCAACTGGGCAGGGCTAAATGCTGTGCAGGTGGTCTTTCAGGGCGGTTTCTTGAATCATACACTGTTCCCTCTAAACTGGTTGAGCGGCAAATCAGCAGTTTCGCTATGGTTTCACCAGTCGGAGAAAAAACCCAGCTAAAATTCAACAAAACCGCAGGCATAACAGTTAATCGGGCACAGTTTGATAAATGGACACTTGAGCAGGCAACAGACAGCGGTTGTGAGGCATTATTTGAAGTAGCCGTCAAAAACATAACCATCAAAAAAGACTATGCAGAAGTCAACCTCAGCAACAACCAAACTCTTAACAGTCGATTGATTGTTGGTGCGTTTGGGATGTCGCCGCAGGTTTTTAAGCAGCTTGAATTGAAAATGCCTGAATTCAGCATCGGCTTACAAGCAGAACTGACTGTCCCAGAAGGGGAAATTGACAATTTAATCGGTAACGAAATAGAATTTTGTTTTAACACCCGATACAGCAAGTCAGGTTACAGCTGGGTTTTCCCCAAAAAACAAACACTCTCTTTAGGGCTCGTCACCAATCCCGATAACCCCCAGAAAAAAAAGCGCCTTTGGGATTTTATCAGCAACTACACTTCATTATACCCTAACCTTAAGCAGTATTTACCACGCCGTTTTGATGATTTGAAACTAGAAGGAGCCATGCTGCCGAATACAACGCTTAAGCAGACCTACGGTGACCGCTTCATGCTGATAGGTGACGCTGCAGGAATGATAGACCCACCCACGTGGGAAGGCATCTACTTCGCGTTTAAATCCGCTGATATAGCTTTGGACGTTTTTGATGAACAGTATGATTCTGATTTTTCGACGCGTAAACTGCACGATTATCAGAAACGTTGGGCGAGACAATTGGGCAAGGAGATCCATTATGGACGAAGAATTCAGAAAAGAGCCTACGGCAGCCGCATGGATAGGTTGTGGAATTTTACAGTTCAAGAACTAAACCGCAACCAACCCTTAAAACAACTGGTTACTGAGGAGTTATCCAAGGATTTGTCAATTCCCAACATGGTAGAAAAGATTCCTCTTTCAACAAAACTGCAACTAATAGCGCGTTACAGTCATCAAAAATAA
- a CDS encoding ABC transporter ATP-binding protein, which yields MNDLIMVQTKSLTKNYPIGETQVDVLKNINLTIPKAQFTVIYGPSGAGKTTLLNIIGGIDKPTSGEIIVAQKNLTALDENALSDFRCNQIGFIFQAYNLVSTLTVAENVAFPMEWTRKPAEEIEQRVQQLLQTVGLESRANHFSSQLSGGEQQRVAFARALANDPPVILADEPTGNLDTKNAKKILQVLQLLKSEGKTVIISSHDVEIRGLADQVLMLDNGVLAVKK from the coding sequence TTGAACGATTTGATAATGGTGCAAACAAAGTCGCTAACAAAAAATTACCCCATAGGCGAAACCCAAGTTGACGTCTTAAAAAACATCAATCTCACCATCCCCAAAGCCCAATTCACAGTAATCTATGGTCCCTCAGGCGCAGGAAAAACGACGCTGCTAAACATCATCGGCGGAATCGACAAGCCCACCAGCGGAGAAATCATAGTTGCCCAAAAAAACCTAACCGCACTGGATGAAAATGCGCTTTCAGATTTTAGATGTAATCAAATAGGCTTTATTTTCCAAGCATACAATCTGGTTTCCACTTTAACGGTGGCTGAGAATGTTGCTTTTCCCATGGAGTGGACACGAAAACCCGCAGAAGAAATAGAACAAAGAGTCCAGCAGCTTCTGCAAACCGTCGGTTTAGAGAGTAGAGCCAACCATTTTTCATCCCAACTAAGCGGCGGCGAACAGCAACGGGTCGCATTTGCCCGAGCCTTAGCCAACGACCCACCCGTCATTCTTGCAGATGAACCCACAGGCAATTTAGACACAAAAAATGCCAAAAAAATCCTTCAAGTTCTCCAGTTACTCAAATCTGAAGGCAAAACTGTTATTATTTCAAGCCATGATGTGGAGATTCGAGGCTTAGCAGATCAGGTTTTGATGTTGGACAACGGGGTTTTGGCGGTTAAAAAATGA
- a CDS encoding ABC transporter permease gives MSSTSFPVNDLLRRRLQTGLTVTTLTLSVASTLFLLLFSLRVEFDIRAQGVLTIGSAIYTQFLLFILVIIFIVGAVLTSFIIFLMMHQRTRDIGLIKAAGCPNRLIAGYFITELLTVTAISCILGVISGFLADFAAANLILQTSQMPNLWCGLFVFALFFGLALFFGLKPISNAAKMSPIAALSPVTYYHPTAEKKHKALSKRGLTWRIAQRSLFRRQSANVRIIVLLSAVFVLLTISIAGSIIARDTTTVWVQGAVNKDAVVIAHSSMGAQYVNLLSTFSGATMVENFNYLDPKLAIPDTVTQQLNAMEEIAFDARLILESHVYEIGNYTIIDQVTYSVGDNREGDSLIIGLNPETFDSANLNGHTITSEHEAIIGDSLANLMYSPSGQKIARADPLVEAIKIQNTTYNIVGVTVDPTMNGIVTYIPLKALQNTLNYTGHTLIYVQITSAADRDTVISQLKSTVKAVDTDLDVFTLDGVVAENVAFLASTWSLILLLPLFSMVSAALCLAGYMMLAADEQRQELGVLRAVGAKPGIITSVMSIQALIVLFSSFGAGLTLGASITVMILMPNPVISAFTIIEIAVWFFAAITAMFVLCLYPALRLQKSSILRLIA, from the coding sequence ATGAGCAGTACTTCTTTTCCTGTTAATGATTTGTTGCGTAGAAGGCTTCAAACAGGTTTAACTGTTACAACATTGACGTTGAGTGTTGCTTCAACGCTGTTTTTGTTGCTTTTCAGTTTAAGAGTTGAGTTTGATATTAGGGCGCAAGGTGTTTTGACTATTGGGTCAGCTATTTATACGCAGTTTTTGCTTTTTATTTTAGTCATAATTTTCATTGTTGGCGCTGTTCTTACTTCGTTTATCATTTTTTTGATGATGCACCAGCGCACACGCGACATCGGATTAATCAAGGCTGCAGGCTGCCCAAACCGCTTAATCGCAGGCTACTTCATCACAGAACTGCTAACCGTAACCGCAATAAGCTGCATTTTAGGCGTCATATCGGGATTTTTAGCGGATTTTGCCGCAGCAAACTTGATCCTGCAAACCAGTCAAATGCCAAATTTGTGGTGTGGTCTGTTTGTTTTTGCACTTTTTTTCGGTTTAGCCCTATTTTTCGGGCTTAAACCCATATCAAACGCTGCCAAAATGTCCCCTATAGCCGCGCTTTCACCTGTTACCTATTATCATCCAACTGCAGAAAAAAAGCATAAAGCGCTCTCAAAGCGGGGTTTAACTTGGAGAATTGCTCAGCGAAGCCTGTTTAGGCGTCAATCGGCAAATGTACGCATTATTGTTTTGCTTTCAGCAGTTTTTGTTTTACTTACCATTTCGATTGCGGGAAGCATTATTGCCCGTGATACCACAACAGTTTGGGTTCAAGGTGCTGTGAATAAAGATGCGGTGGTTATAGCGCACAGTAGCATGGGCGCGCAGTATGTTAATTTGTTGTCAACGTTTAGCGGTGCAACGATGGTGGAAAATTTTAACTATTTAGACCCCAAGCTTGCTATCCCTGACACTGTAACTCAACAGTTGAACGCTATGGAGGAGATTGCTTTTGATGCAAGATTAATTCTTGAAAGCCATGTTTACGAAATCGGAAACTACACAATTATTGACCAAGTAACCTATTCTGTGGGAGACAATAGGGAAGGAGACTCCTTAATAATAGGTCTTAATCCAGAAACTTTTGATTCCGCCAACCTTAACGGGCACACAATAACCAGTGAACATGAAGCAATCATTGGCGATTCTCTGGCAAACCTTATGTATTCTCCCTCAGGACAAAAAATTGCACGTGCAGACCCCCTTGTTGAAGCCATAAAAATCCAAAACACAACCTACAACATTGTAGGCGTAACTGTAGACCCAACAATGAACGGCATAGTAACCTACATCCCACTAAAAGCCCTGCAAAACACCCTCAACTACACAGGACACACCCTCATCTACGTACAAATAACCAGCGCTGCCGACAGAGACACCGTGATTTCCCAGTTAAAAAGCACTGTTAAAGCGGTTGATACTGACTTGGACGTGTTCACTCTTGATGGCGTTGTTGCAGAAAATGTTGCGTTTCTTGCTTCTACATGGTCTTTGATTCTGCTTTTGCCTCTGTTTTCCATGGTTTCAGCTGCGCTTTGTCTTGCAGGTTACATGATGCTTGCAGCAGATGAGCAACGTCAGGAACTGGGGGTTTTACGTGCAGTAGGCGCAAAACCAGGCATCATCACTTCGGTTATGTCAATTCAGGCTTTAATTGTGCTTTTTTCAAGCTTTGGGGCTGGATTAACGCTTGGGGCTTCTATAACGGTTATGATTCTGATGCCCAATCCCGTTATCTCAGCATTCACGATCATCGAGATTGCAGTCTGGTTCTTTGCAGCTATAACGGCAATGTTTGTTTTGTGCCTGTACCCAGCGTTGAGGCTTCAAAAATCATCCATTCTACGACTCATCGCTTAG
- a CDS encoding DUF234 domain-containing protein, translating to MSFECKLFISLLKLTKETPALIKDVKNDSRLPLDIVEKLLQKLQNQNLLYLTGDSVHVETQGRLQLAVLSATSGYNIEDISNLLCWQEFEEIAATALRNNNFSVSKNVRFKGNGRRWEIDVVGCKKPLVICIDCKHYHHAIAPSALKKIVNSQIDRTKALADTLPNPKLNLDCTQWDSAKFVPAVLSLLPSSFKFVFDVPIVPVLQLQDFLLQLPAYANTLRFIPKSFGHLSDES from the coding sequence GTGAGTTTTGAGTGTAAATTGTTTATTTCGCTGCTTAAACTCACCAAAGAAACGCCTGCTTTAATTAAAGATGTTAAAAATGACTCACGCTTGCCTTTGGATATTGTTGAAAAGTTGCTTCAAAAACTACAAAACCAAAACCTCCTATATTTAACAGGTGATTCTGTGCATGTAGAAACGCAAGGTAGGCTTCAATTAGCCGTGCTTTCAGCCACATCAGGCTACAACATCGAAGACATAAGCAACTTACTCTGCTGGCAAGAATTCGAAGAAATCGCCGCAACAGCCCTTCGTAACAACAATTTTTCTGTCTCCAAAAACGTGCGCTTCAAAGGCAACGGTCGCCGCTGGGAAATAGATGTAGTGGGATGCAAAAAACCTCTGGTCATATGCATAGACTGCAAACATTACCATCATGCAATTGCGCCATCTGCACTCAAAAAGATTGTCAACAGCCAAATTGACCGCACCAAAGCCCTTGCAGACACCTTGCCAAACCCCAAATTAAACCTGGACTGTACACAATGGGACAGCGCCAAGTTTGTGCCTGCAGTGCTTAGCCTGTTGCCCAGTAGTTTCAAATTCGTCTTTGACGTGCCCATCGTGCCAGTTCTGCAACTCCAAGATTTTCTTCTTCAGTTGCCCGCATATGCAAACACTCTACGGTTTATCCCCAAAAGTTTTGGGCACCTAAGCGATGAGTCGTAG
- a CDS encoding secondary thiamine-phosphate synthase enzyme YjbQ codes for MSEFKVFNQTIHFSTQGDIDFIDLTEKTQNAVNTSGIKNGIVHVFAPHATGILILTENDPDLLSDIKDFLQELAPKHGTYNHPSNAHAHLRSMMLPPDKTLPVIGGRVEYGTWQSLLFVETDVYPRKRMVIIQVLGEQ; via the coding sequence ATGTCTGAATTCAAGGTTTTCAACCAAACAATCCATTTTAGCACCCAAGGCGATATCGACTTTATAGACCTAACCGAAAAAACTCAAAATGCCGTAAACACCTCAGGCATCAAAAACGGCATCGTCCACGTCTTTGCCCCCCACGCAACAGGCATCCTAATCCTAACCGAAAATGACCCCGACCTGCTCAGCGACATCAAAGACTTCCTCCAAGAACTCGCACCCAAACACGGCACCTATAATCACCCTTCAAATGCCCATGCACACCTACGCTCTATGATGCTGCCACCTGACAAGACGTTGCCTGTAATCGGGGGACGCGTGGAATATGGAACGTGGCAGTCGTTGCTTTTTGTGGAAACCGACGTTTACCCACGCAAACGAATGGTTATAATTCAGGTTTTAGGTGAGCAGTAG
- a CDS encoding NAD(P)H-hydrate dehydratase gives MRPQKTITSNQMRTLETNAQYFGITLTQLMENAGANIAKEIVERVSKDKKIAIFCGLGGNGGDGFVAARHLLAQGYNVQVFLAGKSRDINHESAKTNFTILQNLNGAVPIREITDSSAIPKVEADTLVDALLGTGSKGALKAPIAQIVHQINNLKHYTIAIDAPTGINSDTGEVLGTAVKADLTITFHKAKAGLDKAKKYVGQLVVADIGLPNELEGFAGPGDVDAVVKGREASAHKGDFGRLLVVGGSEVFSGAPTLVALAAMRVGVDIVYVAAPERAAVAISSLSPDLITIKLKGANLNPDNIAELKPYLDTVDAVAIGPGLGLAAETKKFVKAFIEEVEAAGKPLLIDADGLKAFATFKRALKVPAVLTPHASEYAILTGDKLPGTEQENVEAIMKAAKKLKAVLLVKGKVDIICSADQSKLNFTGNPGMTVGGTGDVLSGVVAALLAQGIDPFAAAVAGAFVNGAAGDFVANQMGFHMVATDVVEWIPAVLEDPMSHLKVKVPGK, from the coding sequence ATGCGACCTCAAAAGACAATAACAAGCAACCAAATGAGAACCCTAGAAACCAACGCACAATACTTTGGCATCACACTTACCCAACTCATGGAAAACGCTGGCGCCAACATAGCAAAAGAAATAGTAGAACGCGTCAGCAAAGACAAAAAAATAGCCATTTTCTGCGGACTAGGCGGAAACGGCGGCGACGGTTTTGTTGCTGCACGACATCTACTCGCCCAAGGCTACAATGTGCAAGTGTTTTTGGCTGGAAAAAGCCGTGACATCAACCATGAATCCGCCAAAACAAACTTTACCATACTGCAAAACCTAAACGGAGCTGTCCCAATCAGGGAAATCACGGACAGTTCAGCAATTCCCAAGGTTGAAGCCGATACCCTTGTAGACGCATTGTTGGGAACAGGCAGCAAAGGAGCCCTCAAAGCACCCATAGCTCAAATAGTTCATCAGATTAACAACTTAAAACACTACACCATCGCCATAGATGCCCCAACTGGAATCAACTCAGACACTGGTGAGGTGCTGGGCACAGCAGTCAAAGCTGACTTAACCATAACATTCCATAAGGCAAAAGCTGGCTTAGATAAAGCCAAAAAGTACGTGGGTCAACTGGTTGTTGCAGACATCGGATTACCCAATGAACTAGAAGGTTTTGCGGGCCCAGGCGATGTAGACGCAGTGGTTAAGGGTCGCGAGGCATCTGCTCATAAGGGCGATTTTGGCAGGTTACTGGTTGTTGGCGGTAGCGAAGTGTTTAGTGGAGCACCCACACTAGTGGCGTTGGCTGCTATGCGTGTTGGCGTGGATATTGTTTATGTTGCGGCTCCTGAACGGGCGGCGGTTGCGATTTCTTCATTGAGCCCTGACTTAATCACCATCAAACTCAAAGGCGCAAACCTAAACCCCGACAACATAGCCGAACTCAAACCCTACCTTGACACAGTCGACGCCGTAGCGATTGGTCCAGGTTTAGGCTTGGCAGCGGAAACTAAAAAGTTCGTTAAAGCTTTCATCGAGGAAGTTGAAGCTGCAGGTAAACCGCTTTTGATAGACGCTGATGGACTAAAAGCGTTTGCCACATTCAAACGTGCCCTAAAGGTACCCGCAGTTTTGACACCGCATGCCAGCGAATACGCGATTTTAACAGGTGACAAACTACCGGGTACAGAGCAGGAAAATGTTGAGGCAATTATGAAGGCTGCTAAGAAACTCAAAGCTGTCCTGCTGGTTAAGGGTAAAGTGGACATAATCTGCAGTGCTGACCAATCAAAACTGAATTTCACAGGCAACCCAGGCATGACCGTGGGCGGCACAGGTGATGTTCTCTCTGGCGTGGTTGCAGCGTTGTTAGCACAAGGCATAGACCCGTTTGCGGCGGCGGTTGCTGGAGCGTTTGTGAATGGGGCTGCAGGCGATTTTGTTGCAAATCAGATGGGTTTTCACATGGTTGCTACAGATGTGGTTGAGTGGATTCCTGCGGTTTTGGAGGATCCAATGAGCCACTTGAAGGTGAAAGTGCCTGGAAAATGA
- a CDS encoding DUF367 family protein yields the protein MYHAAQDDPKKNTALRLKRRGIARIVSKVRFLPKRSIVLNPFSEIALSPADHDRIGEFGVAALDCSWEQAQKVMGEHVRGTSRCLPILLASNPVNFGKLTKLSTAEAIAAALYIAGFKEEAQMVLEIFPWGHTFFELNQKFLDNYVQAKDSAEVVQMQKRLFEGKR from the coding sequence ATTTACCATGCAGCGCAGGATGACCCAAAAAAGAACACCGCACTACGGCTAAAACGTCGTGGAATCGCTCGCATCGTTTCAAAGGTTCGGTTTTTGCCCAAGCGCTCCATTGTGCTAAACCCGTTTAGTGAAATTGCGTTGTCGCCTGCTGACCATGACCGCATAGGCGAGTTTGGAGTGGCAGCGCTAGATTGTAGTTGGGAGCAAGCGCAGAAAGTCATGGGTGAACACGTAAGAGGCACCAGCCGATGCCTGCCGATTCTGCTAGCAAGCAACCCTGTGAACTTTGGCAAACTCACCAAGCTCTCCACAGCGGAAGCGATAGCGGCGGCGCTCTATATTGCAGGCTTCAAAGAGGAGGCGCAGATGGTTTTGGAGATTTTTCCGTGGGGTCACACGTTTTTTGAGCTTAATCAAAAGTTTCTTGACAACTATGTGCAGGCTAAGGATAGCGCTGAGGTTGTGCAGATGCAAAAGCGTCTTTTTGA